In the Bacillota bacterium genome, TGGTACCGGGCAGGCACGGAGATGCTGGCCGTCGGCGGGCTTGCGGCATTCGTCGCTTACATGGTGGGCTACCTGCTCCGCGGCATCGTCTGAGGCTAACCCCGGTTCGGCGGGATCGGCTCCGGTGGCGGCTTGTTAACCCCCAACCCCCCGCCCGACCAGGGCCACCCCCGCCACGATCAGCAGCGTACCTGCCAGCTTCTCCCATGACACCGGTTCCCTCAGCCACAGCGTAGCGGCGGCCACGGTCGCGAGCGGCGACGCCGCCATCACCACCGCCACCGTCGAGGCGTGCCCCTGCTTCAGGGCGGCGTAGTACGCAAGGTCGCCGGCCAGCGTGGCCAGGACCGCCTCGATGCCGATGGGAAGCCACGCCCCTGCCGGGATGCGTTCCAGGTAGCTCCACGAGCCGCTCCCGACGACGAAGCCGACCACCAGCGCCGACGCCATCAGGGTTCGCAGCGCCAGGCCCACTATCGGGTCGATTCCCACAAGCCCGACCTTGCCGGCCACCGGAGCCAGGCCCCAGCAGAGGGCCCCAACAATCGCCAGCCCGACCTCAGACAAGGCGTATGCCCCCTCAAGCCCCGCTTCTGGGCAGGCTATGAACGGTGTGGTTACTCGCATGACGGCCTCGTCCCGTCGCATACCGTCACTTATGCCACACATGGAGGCTTCGGGAGGTCGGGTAGAGGGCGATGTTCGTCGCCGTTCCGCTACGCCGGCTCTTGCTCGTCCTGGCCGTTGCGGTGGGGGCCGCGGTGGCCATTCGCCTGGCCTGGCATCTGCAGCGCCCTGCGAGGGCCACGCCGGACCCCAGGGCAGAGGCCCAGCAGGTGCTGCAGAGGCTCCTCGACGAGCGGGCGAAGTCGCTGCTGGAGTTTGACGACGGGCCGCTGGCCTCGCACTACGACCTCAGCTCCCGGCTCGGCAAGTGGGCCTACGAGCACGAACAGCGGCGGCTCCGGTATCTTCGGGCCTGGACGGAGAAGCGGCGCATCAACCTGGTCAGCGCCCGGTCCGAGGTGCGCGTCACCCGGCTTCAGGTGTCCAAGGACGAGATCTGGGCGAGCCTCATCCAGTCGGCGCGGCTCGGGTACATCTACCGCGATGACCCCACGCTGGAGAAGCACCTGTTCGGCATCGGAACCCGCCACGCCATCCAGCTCGTACGTAAGGACGGGCGGTGGGTCATCCGGCGCGACTGGTACACCGACCCGCTGGACGAGGACGAACTGGTGCCCGAGGTGACGCCTGCCGATGTGACCGCCTCGGGCGGCATCCTCGAACCGTTCGCCCGGCTGGCCGCGTCGGGAGCAGCGCGCTGCTCGCCGCCCGGGGTGGACGAACCGGGCGTCGCGGAGGCACTCCCCGGCACCCGGGTGGACGGCGGCTCGGGCCCGTTCGGGCCGGTCCTCTGGTTGCTCGATCTGCTGGGCAGTATTCCCCGGAAATTGAGCGAACTGGTGTCGTTCACCGCGGGGGCGGCCTCCCGCTCATGGCGGTACAACCGCCAGGCGGCCGCCACCTACGCCCGAACGTACTGTGGCGGCGCGTGGGGGTGTGGCAACGGCGGCCGCTACAACCCACAGTACCGGGACTACACCGATATCGGCGGCGACTGCACCAACTTCGCCTCGCAGGTACTGCACGCAGGCGGGCTGCCCATGGATTCCGCCTGGTACTACCGCAAGGGTTCGGGCGGCAGCCGGGCGTGGGTGCAGACGGGCGGGCTGCTTGACCATCTGCTTGGAACGGGGCGAGCCCGGGTGCTGGTGCGCGGGAAGTACGCGGACGTCGTCATGCCCAATGACCGGTTCCCGAAGGGAGCCATTAACGAGCTGGAACCCGGCGACCTCATCGCCTACCAGGAGAAGGGCCGGGTCGTGCACTTCGGGGCGGTGGTCGGGCGGGACTTTCGCGGGTATACGGTCGTCAACTCCCACACGGCCGACCGCAACGCCGTGCCGTGGGACGTAGGATGGGACCAGGCCACCATCTTCTGGCTGCTCAAGGTACGGGACTGAAGCGTTCGGCC is a window encoding:
- a CDS encoding EamA family transporter, coding for MSEVGLAIVGALCWGLAPVAGKVGLVGIDPIVGLALRTLMASALVVGFVVGSGSWSYLERIPAGAWLPIGIEAVLATLAGDLAYYAALKQGHASTVAVVMAASPLATVAAATLWLREPVSWEKLAGTLLIVAGVALVGRGVGG
- a CDS encoding amidase domain-containing protein, whose protein sequence is MFVAVPLRRLLLVLAVAVGAAVAIRLAWHLQRPARATPDPRAEAQQVLQRLLDERAKSLLEFDDGPLASHYDLSSRLGKWAYEHEQRRLRYLRAWTEKRRINLVSARSEVRVTRLQVSKDEIWASLIQSARLGYIYRDDPTLEKHLFGIGTRHAIQLVRKDGRWVIRRDWYTDPLDEDELVPEVTPADVTASGGILEPFARLAASGAARCSPPGVDEPGVAEALPGTRVDGGSGPFGPVLWLLDLLGSIPRKLSELVSFTAGAASRSWRYNRQAAATYARTYCGGAWGCGNGGRYNPQYRDYTDIGGDCTNFASQVLHAGGLPMDSAWYYRKGSGGSRAWVQTGGLLDHLLGTGRARVLVRGKYADVVMPNDRFPKGAINELEPGDLIAYQEKGRVVHFGAVVGRDFRGYTVVNSHTADRNAVPWDVGWDQATIFWLLKVRD